The region CGCCGTGCGCGTGCGCCGGCGCTAGCGCGCAGTTTCGCCCATCGTCCAAAGGGTTCACCACAGAGAGCGCGGAGGGCGCAGAGGCGGCAGCGACTGGCCAGCCGGGGTGTATCTCCGCGGCCTCCGCGCATCTGGACAGAAAAACAACCCTGAACAGCAACCGACGACGCAGGCAGCACGACGCCTTTCATGCCCTGGCTCGGCGCAGCCGGTGAATAACCGGCGGTGAATCGGAATCTCTCTGCCGTGCCGGCGTACCGGGAGGGGCGCGCAGGCGGCGCGGCCCGCGGCGGCGTCGCATTCGTTCTCTCGCCGGGCGCCCTGGCCCGTGGGGGCGGCATCGGGCCGTTCCTGCTCACGGCAGCCCTGGCCTGTTCCGAGCCTGTAGACCCGGGCGCCGTCGAGCCCTCGGAGCAGGGCATTGCATGGCTGCGCCAGGCGGCCATCGCCTTCCAGACGGTGGACCCCGCCGCCAGTCATGACGAGCTGGGGGCGCTCCGGGACGTGATCGGCGACGCCCGCGTCGTGGTACTGGGCGAGGCGAACCACGGGGCGCGCGAGTTCTTCCTTCTCAAGCACCGCCTCGTCCGCTTCCTGGTCGAGGAGATGGGATTCAACACGTTTGCCATGGAGGCGACGTGGCCGGAGTCCAACCTGGTCGACGACTACCTCGCGACCGGGCGCGGCGAGCCGGAGGTTCTGCTTTCACGCCTCTATTTCTGGATCTGGAACACCCGGGAAGTGCTGGACCTGATCGAATGGATGCGCCAGTACAACCGGTCGGCCGGCGGCCGTCGGATCCGCTTTGGCGGCTTCGACATCCAGTACCCGCGCATGGCGATGGACCAGGTCGTAGAGTTCGCGGGGCGCGTCGACACTGCGGCCGCAGCCTGGGTGGTGGGGCGATACGCCTGCTTCCGCCCCTACGTCAACGAGCTGGACGGCTCGTTCCGCCGGCTATGGGACTACACGTTGCGGCTGACGGGGCGCGCCAAGCTCGAGTGCCGCGCGCGGGCGCAGGAGGTCTACGACACGTTGCTCGCCCGCCGGACCCGGTTCGTGGCCGCGACCTCGCCCCTCGAATTCGAGCGGGCGCTGCAGAGCTCCCGGATCGTCGTTCAGAACCAGCACATGCGCTTCAACAGCGTGGCGGACCAGGACACGCGGGACATGTACATGGCGGAGAACGCGCTCTGGCTGATCCGCCAGTCTGGCCCGCAGGCCAGGGTGGTCATCTGGACCCATAACTTCCACGCGGCGGACCAGCACTCGCCCTGGCGCTCGATGGGCTCGTACCTGCGTGAGGCGCTGGGGCAGGAGCTGGTGCTGGTAGGCTTCTCGCTGTACGAGGGCAGCTTCAATGCGGACAATCCGCTGACCGGCGAGCGCGGGCCGCAGCGGCTGCCGCCCGCCCG is a window of Gemmatimonadota bacterium DNA encoding:
- a CDS encoding erythromycin esterase family protein; the protein is MNRNLSAVPAYREGRAGGAARGGVAFVLSPGALARGGGIGPFLLTAALACSEPVDPGAVEPSEQGIAWLRQAAIAFQTVDPAASHDELGALRDVIGDARVVVLGEANHGAREFFLLKHRLVRFLVEEMGFNTFAMEATWPESNLVDDYLATGRGEPEVLLSRLYFWIWNTREVLDLIEWMRQYNRSAGGRRIRFGGFDIQYPRMAMDQVVEFAGRVDTAAAAWVVGRYACFRPYVNELDGSFRRLWDYTLRLTGRAKLECRARAQEVYDTLLARRTRFVAATSPLEFERALQSSRIVVQNQHMRFNSVADQDTRDMYMAENALWLIRQSGPQARVVIWTHNFHAADQHSPWRSMGSYLREALGQELVLVGFSLYEGSFNADNPLTGERGPQRLPPARAGSYEHVFHRAGLPRLMLDLRRLEGAPEEMARWLRGPQRFRSIGTLFRPDRSYVYESPLSSEYDVVIHFEHSTPTTLLPFRFPGS